From Populus trichocarpa isolate Nisqually-1 chromosome 19, P.trichocarpa_v4.1, whole genome shotgun sequence, a single genomic window includes:
- the LOC127904793 gene encoding uncharacterized protein LOC127904793 — protein MNLYSGLYEWYDGKAGLRHLPVVPERRWASSVLVASIDFEALWSDSCKEFPGEFSLIKKLGNMGKKMRQWNKSTFGDQNLKLADIQNSITTLENKSEVCPLSETEKTKLQGLNSDLWEVNRRVEDIWRQKSRQNWCKTGDKNTRFFHISASLRKGRNYISKIDHNGSHLVSPNDIKEGAVNFFSSLFRKPTCKRIEMGGSGFSKISEAKSIWLERPPSMEEVKQAVWECDGSKAPGPDGFTFSFYKKQEGAWPLTEAILINGSPSREFSLERGLRQGDPLSPFLFDIAVQGLTVLFNRASASGYFKGLQTAPGHYITHLQYADDSLIFLPNDFPSLLHAKRILRWFEIISGLKVNFYKSSLIGINLDNDYTSSLANSVFCRSDTFPVRYLGLPLGANPSRLSTWKPVLSTIRAKLSTWKGNFFSMAGRLCLIKSVLSSLPLFYMSVFAMPKGIIKVISSLTRSFLWKGTSTSYGIFKVAWHKVIKSKSSGGLGLGSIHNKNLALLFKWIWNLDNGVVGGWQEHIPLKYRPHFINGIPEFTGSLSPTWHGIVSMIFSTQNISNLLHANVGFKVGDGRNIRFWTDSWLGSTTTLQLLFPRLYNLSLQQKSSLADICDLTNTSFNLSWRRPLRLRENCMRESLIAEVQRGLIFSDGADRKVWKFHSSGMYSAQSGCALFDSLSVTENNHSPVLLWNGYAPLKVDVFIWLLLHGSLSTRSFLAERRIIKYEESHCPFCCKEIETINHLFHWCPITWSLWGRFLNWFGCLGCLHKDPYQHLQEWSGLINGNFQRRAITLLCKGLY, from the exons ATGAATCTTTACAGTGGTCTATATGAATGGTACGATGGGAAAGCTGGGCTGCGTCATTTGCCAGTTGTGCCGGAGAGAAGATGGGCATCATCTGTGCTTGTTGCATCAATAG ATTTTGAGGCCCTATGGTCTGATAGCTGTAAGGAGTTTCCAGGTGAGTTTAGTCTGATTAAGAAGCTGGGGAACATGGGAAAAAAGATGAGACAATGGAATAAATCCACTTTCGGGGATCAGAATCTAAAACTTGCAGACATCCAGAACTCCATTACAACACTTGAAAACAAAAGCGAAGTGTGCCCCTTGTCTGAGACCGAAAAAACAAAGCTCCAGGGGTTGAACTCTGATTTATGGGAGGTTAACAGAAGGGTTGAAGATATCTGGAGACAAAAATCTCGTCAAAACTGGTGTAAAACAGGGGATAAGAACACTCGTTTTTTTCACATATCAGCAAGTCTAAGGAAAGGCCGCAACTACATTAGTAAGATTGATCATAATGGTAGTCACCTAGTCTCCCCAAATGATATAAAAGAAGGCGCTGTCAACTTCTTCTCATCCTTGTTTCGGAAACCAACGTGTAAAAGAATTGAAATGGGAGGCTCGGGGTTCTCCAAAATTTCAGAAGCAAAGTCTATTTGGCTAGAAAGACCACCTTCAATGGAAGAAGTTAAGCAAGCTGTGTGGGAATGTGATGGTTCTAAAGCCCCTGGCCCCGATGGTTTCACCTTCTCCTTCTATAAAAAG CAAGAAGGAGCATGGCCTCTTACTGAAG CCATCTTGATAAACGGTTCCCCCAGTAGAGAATTTAGTCTGGAGAGGGGTCTCAGGCAAGGGGaccctctctctcctttcctATTTGACATCGCAGTTCAGGGATTGACAGTTTTATTCAATAGGGCATCAGCTTCAGGTTATTTCAAAGGCTTACAGACTGCTCCAGGACATTACATAACTCATTTGCAATATGCCGATGACTCTCTGATTTTCCTGCCAAATGATTTTCCCTCTCTTCTACATGCTAAGAGGATACTTCGCTGGTTTGAGATCATTTCCGGATTGAaagttaatttctataaaagctCACTAATAGGTATCAACTTGGACAACGACTACACCTCTAGCTTGGCGAACTCAGTTTTCTGTCGTAGTGATACTTTCCCGGTCAGGTACCTTGGACTACCTCTTGGAGCCAATCCCAGCAGACTCTCTACTTGGAAACCAGTGCTGTCCACTATCAGAGCAAAGCTAAGCACATGGAAAGGGAATTTTTTTAGCATGGCGGGAAGGTTATGTCTAATTAAATCAGTCTTAAGCTCTCTTCCTTTGTTCTACATGTCAGTTTTTGCTATGCCAAAGGGTATTATTAAAGTCATCTCTTCTCTAACCCGGTCTTTTCTCTGGAAAGGAACCTCAACATCTTATGGGATTTTTAAGGTGGCCTGGCACAAGGTAATAAAGAGTAAATCTTCTGGTGGTCTCGGGCTGGGATCCATCCACAACAAAAATTTGGCTCTGCTATTTAAATGGATTTGGAATCTGGATAATGGAGTGGTAGGAGGCTGGCAAGAACACATTCCTCTAAAATACCGACCTCACTTTATTAATGGTATCCCTGAGTTCACAGGTTCTTTATCTCCAACTTGGCATGGCATTGTTTCGATGATCTTCTCAACACAAAACATATCCAATCTTTTACATGCAAATGTCGGGTTCAAGGTGGGTGATGGGAGGAACATCCGGTTTTGGACTGACTCTTGGCTTGGCTCTACAACCACTCTCCAACTCTTATTCCCCAGACTGTATAACCTCTCCCTGCAGCAAAAATCCAGCCTTGCAGATATATGTGATTTGACAAATACATCTTTCAACCTATCCTGGAGAAGACCCCTCCGGCTTCGTGAAAACTGCATGAGGGAGAGCTTGATCGCAGAGGTGCAGCGTGGTCTCATTTTCTCAGATGGTGCAGACCGCAAGGTATGGAAATTTCACAGCTCTGGCATGTACTCAGCTCAATCAGGTTGCGCTCTTTTTGATAGTCTATCGGTaactgaaaataatcactcCCCTGTTCTGCTATGGAATGGTTATGCTCCTCTAAAAGTGGATGTGTTCATATGGCTTCTTCTTCATGGCAGTTTGAGTACACGAAGTTTTTTAGCTGAGAGGAGAATCATTAAATATGAGGAATCTCACTGCCCATTTTGCTGCAAGGAAATTGAGACAATTAATCATCTCTTCCATTGGTGTCCTATAACATGGTCTCTTTGGGGTCGTTTCTTGAACTGGTTTGGGTGCTTAGGTTGTCTGCACAAAGACCCATATCAACATCTACAGGAATGGTCCGGTTTGATTAATGGAAATTTTCAGCGACGTGCTATTACCCTCCTTTGCAAAGGTCTGTACTAG
- the LOC18108086 gene encoding serine/threonine-protein kinase ATG1t: MDLEATKNLSESHTIGNYILKSKLGESSFSTVWKAENKITGGEVAVKQVYLSKLNKNLRNCLDCELNFLSSVNHPNIIRLLDVFEDDCCMFLVLEFCSGGNLASYLQQHGRVQEKIAKRFTQQMGDGLKILQSHHIIHRDLKPENILLSGKESDVVLKIADFGLSRRVLPDNYVETVCGSPFYMAPEVLQFQRYDYKVDMWSVGVILFELLNGYPPFRGRTNFQLLQNIKSSSCLPFSQHILSGLHPDCVDICSRLLSANPVQRLSFDEFYHHKFLRRKGVGKYHDSPLCFCFTIISQIKVIYIILQGKSDLSVPSATRS, translated from the exons ATGGATCTTGAAGCAACAAAGAATCTCTCAGAATCTCACACAATCGGAAACTACATCCTGAAATCAAAACTGGGTGAGAGCTCTTTTTCCACAGTATGGAAAGCAGAGAACAAAATAACAGGGGGGGAAGTGGCAGTGAAGCAAGTTTATCTCTCTAAACTCAACAAGAATTTGAGGAACTGCTTAGATTGTGAGCTTAATTTCTTGTCTTCTGTCAATCACCCCAACATCATTCGCCTTCTTGATGTCTTTGAG GATGATTGTTGCATGTTCCTGGTCCTGGAGTTTTGTTCTGGAGGAAATCTAGCTTCTTACCTTCAACAACATGGGAGAGTTCAAGAGAAGATTGCTAAAAGATTTACGCAACAGATGG GGGATGGTTTGAAAATTCTGCAGAGCCATCATATCATTCATAGAGACTTGAAACCTGAG AACATTCTCCTTTCTGGCAAGGAGAGCGATGTGGTGCTCAAAATAGCTGATTTTGGTTTATCGAG AAGGGTGCTTCCTGATAACTATGTAGAGACAGTATGCGGATCTCCATTTTACATGGCTCCAGAAGTTCTTCAATTTCAAAGATATGATTACAAG GTTGACATGTGGAGTGTTGGTGTAATTCTTTTTGAGCTTCTTAATGGTTACCCACCTTTTCGTGGCAGGACTAATTTCCAG TTGCTGCAGAACATCAAGTCAAGTTCATGTCTTCCTTTCTCTCAACACATCCTTTCAGGGTTGCATCCGGACTGTGTTGATATATGCTCAAGACTTCTTTCTGCAAATCCAG TTCAACGTCTGTCCTTTGATGAATTCTATCATCATAAGTTCTTGAGAAGAAAAGGGGTGGGGAAGTATCATG ATAGCCCCCTGTGCTTTTGCTTCACTATCATATCCCAGATCAAagttatatatatcattttacaAGGGAAGAGCGATCTCTCTGTGCCATCTGCTACAAGATCATAG
- the LOC18108084 gene encoding G-type lectin S-receptor-like serine/threonine-protein kinase LECRK1 — translation MAFAYAAFFLLVICIYKPVSSQQNHSNLISLGSSISTNVQPTSWRSPSGTFAFGFYPQGSGFIVGIWLVCKPADIITWTAYRDDPPVPSNATLELTVNGKLLLRTYYANNEAGEEKLIARIEKSASNARMLDSGNLVLYNEHSDVIWESFNFPTDTILGGQNLYAGGELLSSASTTNLSTGRFHLKIQYDGNLVLYPIDTIDTSVDAYWNTATFGSGTHLYLNYTGQLLILNNTLASGIPVFSSDSESENSSIIYRATLEYDGIFRLYSHNFDSNGAYTTSLMHYAPKSQCEVKSFCGLNSYCTMNDNQPYCSCLPGTVFVNPIQRYNGCKRNYTEELCKVAEETSSYTITDMEKMTWDDFPYFRNSMSEEDCRKSCLQDCNCAGALYESGDCKKVKFPVKYAKRLEGDSSKVFFKVGLKSVGSRNRSIDTATKPPVVHKTSKKTVMLICVMSVAFITCSSIAIAVSVFFISKSRVVKARMRLGSGNLGLAHELTLRAFSYRELKNATKGFREELGKGSFGAVYKGTLYKGKKVIAVKRLEKLVSEGEREFLTEMRSIGKTHHKNLVRLLGYCTEDSQRLLVYEYMSNGSLADLLFRNERIPNWSHRVKIALDVARGILYLHEECEAPIIHCDIKPQNILMDDFWNAKISDFGLAKLLVPDQTRTFTIVRGTRGYLAPEWHKNTPISVKADVYSYGVMLLEIVFCRRNVETNVSRPEEVQLSNWAYELLVERELDKLDLGEDVDLQNLEKMVMVGMWCIQDEPGIRPSMKSVVLMLEGITDVSVPPHPTSA, via the coding sequence ATGGCTTTCGCTTATGCAGCTTTCTTTTTGTTAGTAATTTGTATTTACAAACCTGTAAGTTCCCAGCAGAACCACTCAAACTTGATAAGTTTAGGTTCTTCAATCTCCACCAACGTCCAACCAACTTCATGGCGCTCCCCTTCTGGCACATTTGCCTTTGGGTTCTACCCACAGGGCAGTGGCTTTATAGTGGGAATTTGGTTGGTGTGCAAGCCAGCTGATATAATCACCTGGACAGCATACCGAGATGACCCTCCTGTGCCATCAAATGCTACGTTGGAGTTGACCGTCAACGGTAAGCTTCTTTTAAGAACTTATTATGCCAACAATGAGGCCGGTGAAGAGAAACTCATTGCTAGGATAGAGAAGTCAGCTTCAAACGCTCGCATGCTTGATTCTGGAAATCTAGTGCTCTACAATGAACATTCTGATGTCATTTGGGAGAGTTTCAACTTTCCTACAGATACAATATTAGGAGGCCAGAATCTATATGCAGGGGGTGAACTGCTTTCCAGTGCATCTACAACCAATTTGTCAACAGGAAGGTTTCATcttaaaatacaatatgatgGGAATCTTGTTTTGTATCCCATAGACACTATAGACACTTCAGTAGATGCTTATTGGAACACTGCCACTTTTGGGTCCGGTACCCATCTATATTTGAATTATACAGGACAACTGCTAATCCTTAACAACACCTTGGCCAGTGGCATACCTGTGTTTTCCTCTGATTCAGAATCGGAAAACAGCTCAATTATCTACCGTGCAACATTGGAGTACGATGGAATTTTTCGATTGTATTCTCATAACTTCGACAGCAATGGTGCCTACACTACATCTCTTATGCATTATGCACCAAAAAGTCAGTGCGAAGTGAAGTCTTTCTGCGGTCTCAACAGCTACTGCACCATGAACGATAATCAACCTTACTGCAGCTGTCTTCCTGGCACTGTTTTTGTCAATCCCATCCAGAGATATAATGGGTGTAAGAGGAACTACACTGAAGAATTATGCAAAGTTGCAGAGGAAACATCCTCGTATACCATTACTGATATGGAGAAAATGACTTGGGATGACTTTCCTTATTTTAGAAACTCCATGTCCGAAGAAGATTGCAGAAAGTCCTGTTTGCAGGACTGTAACTGTGCTGGAGCGCTGTACGAATCTGGGGACTGCAAGAAAGTGAAGTTCCCAGTGAAATATGCTAAGAGATTGGAAGGTGACTCATCAAAGGTTTTCTTCAAGGTGGGTTTGAAGAGTGTCGGAAGCCGCAACCGATCCATTGACACTGCAACGAAGCCTCCAGTGGTCCATAAGACAAGCAAGAAGACAGTGATGCTCATTTGTGTTATGAGCGTAGCATTCATTACATGCTCTTCAATTGCCATTgcagtttctgtttttttcatcTCTAAGTCAAGAGTTGTTAAGGCCAGAATGCGGTTGGGAAGCGGAAATCTTGGCTTGGCCCATGAGCTCACTCTGAGAGCATTTTCATATCGTGAGCTTAAAAATGCAACCAAGGGTTTCAGGGAAGAGTTGGGAAAAGGATCTTTTGGAGCAGTTTACAAAGGGACATTATACAAAGGTAAAAAAGTTATTGCAGTGAAGAGGCTGGAGAAGTTGGTCAGTGAAGGTGAAAGGGAGTTCCTCACAGAGATGCGTTCAATTGGAAAAACTCATCATAAAAACTTGGTTCGGCTACTTGGTTACTGTACTGAGGACTCCCAGAGGCTCCTAGTATATGAATACATGAGCAACGGTTCCCTTGCAGATCTTCTCTTCCGAAATGAAAGAATTCCAAATTGGAGTCACAGAGTGAAAATTGCATTGGATGTTGCTAGAGGGATCCTATATCTACATGAAGAGTGCGAAGCACCAATCATCCATTGCGATATAAAGCCTCAAAACATTCTAATGGATGATTTTTGGAATGCTAAGATCTCTGATTTTGGGCTAGCAAAATTGCTAGTGCCTGATCAAACAAGAACCTTCACAATAGTCAGAGGGACACGAGGTTACTTGGCTCCTGAATGGCATAAGAACACTCCAATATCAGTGAAGGCAGATGTTTACAGTTACGGAGTAATGCTCTTGGAAATTGTTTTCTGCAGGAGAAACGTAGAAACTAATGTATCAAGACCAGAGGAAGTTCAACTTTCTAATTGGGCATACGAGCTTTTGGTTGAAAGAGAATTGGACAAGCTTGATCTTGGTGAAGATGTAGACTTGCAGAATTTGGAGAAAATGGTTATGGTGGGCATGTGGTGTATTCAAGATGAACCAGGTATCCGTCCTTCTATGAAGTCTGTTGTGTTGATGTTAGAAGGAATTACCGATGTATCTGTTCCTCCACATCCAACTTCAGCTTAA
- the LOC18109839 gene encoding G-type lectin S-receptor-like serine/threonine-protein kinase LECRK3: protein MAVVSGLLLLMLSILFVEARTQPNQFGEIHLGSQLSPISNLHSWQSPSGNFAFGFYSQGNGFAVGIWMMGQPNNTVVWTANRDDEPVSFNATIHLSEEGKLLLRTEQGNENLIANVSEVAASASMLDSGNFVLYSGSSVIWQSFDYPTDTILVGQNLTYSDKLVSSVSSSNHSSGRFFLAMQADGNLVAYPTNSAGLSVDAYWASNTYQDSKKGLSLYFNHQGFLFMDTVSKKPVLLARSSYPCNNKTTIFRATLDADGIFRLYSHCLENKTSRSVHIEWSALNNQCDVQGFCDFNSYCSGMGTNADCSCYPGFAFNDPSEKFSGCYKNVPESFCTGTKEGQMYDVITVENILFERYPYSVLDEKKENCGLACLEDCLCDVALYKNERCEKYTAPIRYGKKDINESSIAFFKVKPTPAAPPMSLTIIIESKKSLLLFLAIAFGSVTFLCFVIAISTFCVYRDRAYLYEKLSGIISLAGEFTLRSFSYSELEKATSGFREELGRGSIGAVYRGTIPGGDRTVAVKKLEKVLDEGEKRFRAEITVIGQTYHRNLVRLLGFCVEGSRRVLVYEYLRNGTLADLLFQSERRPIWKERVRIALDIARGILYLHEECQACIIHCNITPQNILMDDSWIAKISDFGLSKLLYPDEIRSSMALSQSRGHMAPEWQNNALMSVKADIYSFGVVLLEIICCRSSIKVDVSTPDEMNLPSWAYQCFAAGQLDKLVKDEDIEFESLERMVKIGLLCVQHDPALRPCIKNVILMLEGSDDIPAPPAIAPFSITA from the coding sequence ATGGCTGTGGTATCAGGGCTTCTGCTTCTAATGTTATCGATACTCTTTGTGGAAGCAAGAACTCAACCGAACCAATTTGGTGAAATACACTTAGGTTCTCAGTTATCTCCCATCTCTAACTTACATTCATGGCAATCCCCTTCAGGCAATTTTGCGTTTGGCTTCTATTCACAGGGAAATGGATTTGCTGTGGGAATATGGATGATGGGTCAACCTAATAACACGGTCGTCTGGACTGCAAATCGAGATGATGAACCAGTCTCCTTCAATGCTACAATTCACTTATCAGAAGAGGGTAAGCTACTTCTTCGAACTGAGCAGGGCAATGAAAATCTTATTGCTAATGTTTCAGAAGTCGCAGCTTCAGCTTCAATGCTTGATTCTGGTAACTTCGTGCTTTACAGTGGTTCTTCTGTTATTTGGCAAAGCTTTGATTACCCAACTGACACCATATTAGTAGGTCAGAATCTTACTTATTCTGATAAATTGGTTTCAAGTGTGTCGAGCTCAAATCACTCCAGTGGAAGGTTTTTCCTCGCGATGCAGGCAGATGGAAACCTTGTCGCCTACCCTACAAACAGCGCTGGTCTATCTGTTGATGCTTACTGGGCCAGTAATACTTATCAAGACAGCAAAAAGGGGTTGAGTCTCTATTTCAATCACCAGGGATTTCTGTTCATGGATACGGTCTCTAAAAAACCAGTCTTGTTGGCAAGAAGTTCTTATCCCTGtaacaacaaaacaacaatcTTTCGTGCGACGCTTGATGCTGATGGGATTTTCAGGTTGTATTCACACTGCTTAGAGAACAAAACTAGCCGGAGTGTGCATATTGAGTGGTCTGCGTTGAATAATCAATGCGATGTTCAAGGCTTCTGTGATTTCAACAGTTATTGCTCTGGCATGGGCACTAATGCTGACTGTTCCTGTTATCCTGGATTTGCTTTCAATGACCCCAGTGAGAAATTCAGTGGATGCTACAAGAATGTCCCTGAAAGTTTTTGCACAGGCACCAAAGAAGGGCAAATGTACGATGTCATAACCGTAGAGAATATATTGTTCGAACGATATCCTTATTCTGTCCTAGATGAGAAGAAGGAAAATTGTGGTTTGGCTTGCCTGGAAGATTGTCTCTGTGATGTTGCTCTATATAAGAATGAGAGGTGTGAAAAGTATACTGCACCAATTCGATATggtaaaaaagatataaacgAATCATCTATAGCCTTCTTCAAAGTGAAACCAACTCCTGCTGCACCTCCAATGAGCCTGACAATCATCATAGAAAGCAAGAAAAGTTTACTTTTGTTTCTTGCTATAGCATTCGGCTCTGTtactttcttgtgttttgtcATTGCAATCTCTACTTTCTGCGTGTACAGGGATCGAGCTTATCTTTACGAAAAGCTGTCAGGAATCATAAGCTTGGCTGGAGAGTTCACTCTGCGGTCATTTTCTTATAGTGAGCTTGAGAAAGCTACAAGTGGTTTCAGGGAAGAGCTGGGCAGGGGTTCTATTGGTGCAGTTTACAGAGGGACAATACCTGGGGGTGACAGAACTGTTGCTGTTAAGAAACTTGAGAAAGTTTTAgatgaaggggaaaaaaggtTTCGAGCCGAAATCACTGTGATTGGACAAACTTATCACAGGAACTTGGTTCGGTTGCTTGGTTTTTGTGTGGAGGGCTCTCGGAGGGTTCTCGTCTACGAGTACTTGAGAAACGGCACCCTTGCAGATCTTTTATTCCAGTCTGAGAGGCGCCCCATTTGGAAAGAAAGAGTGAGGATTGCTCTAGATATAGCTAGAGGAATACTCTATCTACATGAAGAGTGTCAAGCCTGCATCATCCATTGCAATATAACCCCTCAAAACATTCTCATGGATGATTCTTGGATAGCCAAAATCTCCGATTTCGGATTATCAAAGCTATTATATCCAGACGAAATAAGAAGCTCGATGGCACTCTCACAGAGTAGAGGGCACATGGCACCTGAATGGCAGAATAACGCCTTGATGTCGGTAAAAGCTGATATCTACAGCTTCGGAGTTGTACTTCTGGAGATCATCTGTTGCAGAAGCAGTATAAAAGTAGACGTCTCAACACCAGATGAAATGAATCTTCCCAGTTGGGCATATCAATGCTTTGCAGCTGGACAGTTGGATAAGCTTGTGAAGGATGAAGATATAGAATTCGAGTCACTGGAAAGAATGGTGAAGATTGGACTGCTGTGCGTTCAGCATGATCCAGCTTTACGTCCTTGTATCAAGAATGTGATCTTGATGCTTGAAGGGTCCGATGACATTCCAGCTCCACCAGCTATAGCTCCATTCAGCATCACCGCCTAG
- the LOC18109841 gene encoding G-type lectin S-receptor-like serine/threonine-protein kinase LECRK1, whose amino-acid sequence MGPSFSDHLRLIVGARKKKQWWSPSFSVSLVLLYSHSRLVRSNKDNKIIYLPYFYLMAFAYAAFFLLVICIYKPVSSQQNHSNLISLGSSISTNVQPTSWRSPSGTFAFGFYPQGSGFIVGIWLVCKPADIITWTAYRDDPPVPSNATLELTVNGKLLLRTYSANNEAGEEKLIAKIEKSASNARMLNSGNLVLYNEHSDAIWESFKSPTDTILGGQNLYAGGELLSSASTTNFSTGRFHLKMQSDGNLVLYPIDTIDTSVDAYWNTATFASGTHLYLNNSTGQLLILNNTLASGIPVFSSDSESENSSTIYRATLEYDGIFRLYSHNFDSNGAYTTSLMHYAPKSQCEVKSFCGLNSYCTMNDNQPYCSCLPGTVFINPNQRYNGCKRNYTEELCKVAEETSSYSITDMERMTWDDFPYFRNSMSEEDCRKSCLQDCNCAGALYESGDCKKVKFPVKYAKRLEGDSSKVFFKVGLKSVESRNRSIATATKPPVVHKTSKKTVMLICAMSVAFITCFSIAIAVSVFFISKSRVVKARMRLGGGNLGLAHELTLRAFSYRELKNATKGFREELGKGSFGAVYKGTLYKGKKVIAVKRLEKLVSEGEREFLTEMRSIGKTHHKNLVRLLGYCTEDSQRLLVYEYMSNGSLADLLFRTERIPNWSHRVKIALDIAKGILYLHEECEAPIIHCDIKPQNILMDDFWNAKISDFGLAKLLVPDQTRTFTMVRGTRGYLAPEWHKNTPISVKADVYSYGVMLLEIVFCRRNIETNVSRPEEVQLSNWAYELLVERELDKLDLGEDVDLQNFEKMVMVGIWCIQDEPGIRPSMKSVVLMLEGITDVSVPPHPTSASA is encoded by the coding sequence ATGGGCCCAAGTTTCAGCGATCATCTTAGATTAATAGTCGGTGCCCGTAAGAAGAAGCAATGGTGGAGCCCTAGCTTTAGCGTTTCCCTTGTTTTACTTTATAGTCATTCGAGACTTGTGAGAAGTAACAAGGACAACAAGATCATCTATCTTCCATACTTCTATCTAATGGCTTTTGCTTATGCAGCTTTCTTTTTGTTAGTAATTTGTATTTACAAACCTGTAAGTTCCCAGCAGAACCACTCGAACTTGATAAGTTTAGGTTCTTCAATCTCCACCAACGTCCAACCAACTTCATGGCGCTCCCCTTCTGGCACATTTGCCTTTGGGTTCTACCCACAGGGCAGTGGCTTTATAGTGGGAATTTGGTTGGTGTGTAAGCCAGCTGATATAATCACCTGGACAGCATACCGAGATGACCCTCCTGTGCCATCAAATGCTACGTTGGAGTTGACCGTAAACGGTAAGCTTCTTTTAAGAACATATTCTGCCAACAATGAGGCCGGTGAAGAGAAACTCATTGCTAAGATAGAGAAGTCAGCTTCAAACGCTCGCATGCTTAATTCTGGAAATCTAGTGCTCTACAATGAACATTCTGATGCCATTTGGGAGAGTTTCAAATCTCCTACAGATACAATATTAGGAGGCCAGAATCTATATGCAGGGGGTGAACTGCTTTCCAGTGCATCTACAACCAATTTTTCAACAGGAAGGTTTCATCTTAAAATGCAATCTGATGGGAATCTTGTTTTGTATCCCATAGACACTATAGACACTTCAGTAGATGCTTATTGGAACACTGCCACTTTTGCGTCCGGTACCCATCTGTACTTGAATAACAGTACCGGGCAACTGCTAATCCTTAACAACACCTTGGCCAGTGGCATACCTGTGTTTTCCTCTGATTCAGAATCGGAAAACAGCTCAACTATCTACCGTGCAACATTGGAGTACGATGGAATTTTTCGATTGTATTCTCATAACTTCGACAGCAATGGTGCCTACACTACATCTCTTATGCATTATGCACCAAAAAGTCAGTGCGAAGTGAAGTCTTTCTGCGGTCTCAACAGCTACTGCACCATGAACGATAATCAACCTTACTGCAGCTGTCTTCCTGGCACTGTTTTTATCAATCCCAACCAGAGATATAATGGGTGTAAGAGGAACTACACTGAAGAATTATGCAAAGTTGCAGAGGAAACATCCTCGTATAGCATTACTGATATGGAGAGAATGACTTGGGATGACTTTCCTTATTTTAGAAACTCCATGTCAGAAGAAGATTGCAGAAAGTCCTGTTTGCAGGACTGTAACTGTGCTGGTGCGCTGTACGAATCTGGGGACTGCAAGAAAGTGAAGTTCCCAGTGAAATATGCTAAGAGATTGGAAGGTGACTCATCAAAGGTTTTCTTCAAGGTGGGTTTGAAGAGTGTCGAAAGCCGCAACCGATCCATTGCCACTGCAACGAAGCCTCCAGTGGTCCATAAGACAAGCAAGAAGACAGTGATGCTCATTTGTGCTATGAGCGTAGCATTCATTACATGCTTTTCAATTGCCATTgcagtttctgtttttttcatcTCTAAGTCAAGAGTTGTTAAGGCCAGAATGCGGTTGGGAGGCGGAAATCTTGGCTTGGCCCATGAGCTCACTCTGAGAGCATTTTCATATCGGGAGCTTAAAAATGCAACCAAGGGTTTCAGGGAAGAGTTGGGAAAAGGATCTTTTGGAGCAGTTTACAAAGGGACATTATACAAGGGTAAAAAAGTTATTGCAGTGAAGAGGCTAGAGAAGTTGGTCAGTGAAGGTGAAAGGGAGTTCCTCACAGAGATGCGTTCGATTGGAAAAACTCATCATAAGAACTTGGTTCGGCTACTTGGTTACTGTACTGAGGACTCCCAGAGACTCCTAGTATACGAATACATGAGCAACGGTTCCCTTGCAGATCTTCTCTTCCGAACTGAAAGGATCCCAAATTGGAGTCACAGAGTGAAAATTGCTTTAGATATTGCTAAAGGGATCCTATATCTACACGAAGAGTGTGAAGCACCAATCATCCATTGCGATATAAAGCCTCAAAACATTCTAATGGATGATTTTTGGAATGCTAAGATCTCTGATTTTGGGCTAGCAAAATTGCTAGTGCCTGATCAAACAAGAACCTTTACAATGGTCAGAGGGACACGAGGTTACTTGGCTCCTGAATGGCATAAGAACACTCCAATATCAGTCAAGGCAGATGTTTACAGTTACGGAGTAATGCTCTTGGAAATTGTTTTCTGCAGGAGAAATATAGAAACTAATGTATCAAGACCAGAGGAAGTTCAACTTTCTAATTGGGCATACGAGCTTTTGGTTGAAAGAGAATTGGACAAGCTAGATCTTGGTGAAGATGTAGACTTGCAGAATTTTGAGAAAATGGTTATGGTGGGCATTTGGTGTATCCAAGATGAACCAGGTATCCGTCCTTCTATGAAGTCTGTTGTGTTGATGTTAGAAGGAATTACCGATGTATCTGTTCCTCCACATCCAACTTCAGCTTCAGCATAA